The genomic interval TGCGGGAGATCAAGGCCCGGTTGCAGTTTTTGGTGGATGTGGGCCTCGATTACCTGACGTTAGCCCGTCCGGCCATGACCCTTTCCGGCGGGGAAGCCCAACGGATCCGGCTGGCCACCCAAATCGGCTCCGGTCTAACCGGCGTACTCTACGTCTTGGATGAACCCTCCATCGGCCTGCACCAGCGGGATAACGAACGGCTGCTCAATACCCTCTTCCGCCTGCGGGATCTGGATAACACCTTGATCGTGGTGGAACACGATGAAGAAACGATCCGGGCGGCGGATCACATTGTGGATATTGGCCCAGGGGCAGGGATCCACGGCGGCGAAGTGGTGGTGCAGGGATCCCTGGCGGATGTGATGGCCTCAGAACGCTCCATCACCGGGGCTTACCTCTCGGGGCGAGTGCAGATTCCTACCCCAGCGCAGCGGCGAGCTGGCAAAGCGGTTTCCCTGAAACTCACCGATGCCCACAAAAACAACCTCAAGCACATCGATGTGGAGATCCCCCTGGGTAAATTGGTGTGTGTAACAGGAGTCTCCGGCTCGGGTAAATCCACCCTGATCAATGAATTGCTTTACCCTGCCCTGCAACACCATCTGGGCCAGAAGGTGCCCAAACCGGCGGAAATGGGGGAACTCAAGGGCATCGAACACATCGACAAAGTGATTGTTATTGATCAATCCCCCATTGGCCGCACCCCCCGTTCCAACCCCGCCACCTATACCGGCCTGTTCGACCCGATCCGCCAAACCTTCGCCCAAACCCTGGATGCCAAGGCCAAAGGCTATCAATCCGGGCACTTTTCCTTCAATGTCAAGGGGGGGCGCTGCGAAGCCTGTAAAGGGCAGGGGGTGAACGTCATTGAAATGAATTTCCTGCCGGATGTGTATGTGACCTGCGATGTCTGTGGGGGTACCCGCTACAGCCGCGAGACCCTGCAGGTGAAGTACAAGGGCAAAAACATCGCGGACGTGCTGAACATGACCGTCGGAGAGGGGGTAGACTTTTTCAGTGCTCTGCCGCCGGCGGCGAAGATCCTGCAAACTCTAGCGGATGTAGGTCTGGACTACATCAAGCTGGGCCAACCGGCTCCCACCCTCTCCGGGGGAGAAGCACAACGGGTGAAACTGGCCTCAGAACTGGCCCGCCGCTCCACCGGTAAAACCCTCTATCTGCTGGATGAACCCTCGACAGGCTTGTCTTTTTACGATGTGCATAAGCTCTTGAATGTGATGCAACGGCTGGTGGATACCGGCAACACGGTGCTGGTGATCGAGCACAATTTGGATATCCTGCGCTGTGCCGATTGGATTATTGATCTGGGGCCAGAAGGGGGCAACCGTGGTGGACAGATCATCGCGGTGGGCACCCCGGAAGCCGTAGCGGAATGGCCGGGATCCCATACGGGGCGCTATCTCAAGCAGGTGTTGCAACAGCACCCTGCGGGTTCAGTGCCATCCTCTCCACCACCATGAACGTTGAAGTGCCCACAGCGACTGGATTGTGTTGCCCGTTAAGTGCGGGATCCTCCTGTATAAAATTTTTGAGTGGCGTGATTTGTGGATCCGTTCCGAGGGTTCCAATAGCTAGGGATCCGGAATCGAGGCACTTTTTTAGCTGGTCGGCGGGAAGCCCTGCGCTCTCCCGTGCGTCAGGATGAGAGCCAGGGGTGCTGAGGAGGTTGTACGATGCCCCCGTACGGTGCCCAAGTTAAGGGGATCTTGCCACCCCCTGCAAAGCCTCTTAAAGCCTATTAAGAGCAAGCACGGGCGTCAGTTAATTCCGTACCCTCAAAACGTCCAGCTGGAAGATGCCAAGCTGATGCTGCCCAAGGTCGGAAGTGTCACACTGCTGCCGCTCGAAAAAATGGGCCCAGATGTTCGCTCATTGGAATGCCCTCATTGCGGGCAGAGGCATGACAGGGACGTGAACGCTGCTATCAATATCCGTAACAAAGGCTTACGGCTTTTGGCGTTGGGAACCGGCGCTACTCA from Thermostichus vulcanus str. 'Rupite' carries:
- the uvrA gene encoding excinuclease ABC subunit UvrA, which produces REIKARLQFLVDVGLDYLTLARPAMTLSGGEAQRIRLATQIGSGLTGVLYVLDEPSIGLHQRDNERLLNTLFRLRDLDNTLIVVEHDEETIRAADHIVDIGPGAGIHGGEVVVQGSLADVMASERSITGAYLSGRVQIPTPAQRRAGKAVSLKLTDAHKNNLKHIDVEIPLGKLVCVTGVSGSGKSTLINELLYPALQHHLGQKVPKPAEMGELKGIEHIDKVIVIDQSPIGRTPRSNPATYTGLFDPIRQTFAQTLDAKAKGYQSGHFSFNVKGGRCEACKGQGVNVIEMNFLPDVYVTCDVCGGTRYSRETLQVKYKGKNIADVLNMTVGEGVDFFSALPPAAKILQTLADVGLDYIKLGQPAPTLSGGEAQRVKLASELARRSTGKTLYLLDEPSTGLSFYDVHKLLNVMQRLVDTGNTVLVIEHNLDILRCADWIIDLGPEGGNRGGQIIAVGTPEAVAEWPGSHTGRYLKQVLQQHPAGSVPSSPPP